DNA sequence from the Halobacterium sp. DL1 genome:
CCGCCCGCGTCTCGCAACATGAGCTTCCCCGAAACCGACCGCGAACGGACGTGGACCGCGGTCGTCGGCCTGGCCCTGGTCGCCCTCGTCGTCGGCTCTCTCCTGCTCCGGGATACCGTCTACGGCGGCTTCATCTGGCACTACTTCTGGGGGCCAGTGTACGCCGACGCGCAGGGCGCGCAATGTGCCGTCTGGAACGGCGGTAACGTCGAGTTGCTGTCCAGCACCGCGGCGTGTGCGGCCGCGACCGAGCCGGTCGCCTACCCAGGCTACACGCTGATCTCCGAGGCCGGCTACGCGGTCACGCTGCTCGCGTCGCTGATCGGTGTCTCCTTCCTGCTCGACCACATGCGGGTCGCCGAGAAGACGAAGTTCCTCTACGCGCTGTTCCCGTTCGTCCTGTTCGGTGGCGCGCTCCGCGTCGTCGAGGACGCCAACAACGCCGCCGAACTGTTCGGGAACACCGAACCGTTCCTCGACTACCCGCTGAACGCGCTCATCATCAGTCCCGTCATCTACTTCGTGATGTTCGCCATTACGCTCGTGGTGCTCGTCGCCGCCGTCTACCTCGCACGCCGAACAGACATCGCAGAGGACTACTACCGGCCGCTGGCGGCTGCAGGGACCGTCCTGCTCGTGGCGAACATCCTCGGGCTCGGCTACCTCGCGGCGACCCGCGACTATGTCTCGTTCATCCCCGTGTTCACCGTACTCACGCTGGGGCTCGCCACGGTCATCACGGCCCCCGTCTGGTGGGTCGTCCGTCGGTCGCTCCCGACCGTGTACAGCGGTACCGAGAACGTCGGTGCCCTGATCCTCTGGGGGCACGCCGTCGACGGTGTCGCGAACGTCCTCGGCCTCGACTGGGGCGCCGAACTCGGGTACCCGAGAGGTGACCTCGGCTCCAAACACCCGCTCAACCAGTACATCGTCGACTTCACGCACAGTGTCCTCCCCGAGTCGGTCATCCACTACACCGGTGACACGTGGCCGTTCATCGTCGTGAAGGTCCTCGCCGTCCTCCTCGTGCTCTCGCTGTTCGACGAGGAACTCAGAGAGGAGGCCCCGCGGTACTTCACGCTCATGCTCGTCGCCGTCCTCGCGGTCGGCCTCGGTCCCGGCACGCGGGACATGCTGCGCGCGACGTTCGGCATCTAGAGACGGACTTTTCCAGCGGGAGGGCGCCAGTGGCCCCCTCCCCTGCAAAAACGTGCGGGAAAACCACTCCACCTTCGGTTCGTTCGCTCCGCTCACTCCCCTCAATCGTCGGCCTCCGCTCCCTCCGGTCACGGAGTGAACCGCTTCGCTCGGGACCTCCGGACAACTTGTTCGCGGATGCCAGTCACTACCCGCTGCGTAGGTTCAAATAGCAGGCCGGGACCACCCCGGCGTGTGACCTGACAGTCGGCCGGTGCGTGCGAATCCGGAACGGCGGCACCACGCGCCGGCCTAGTCCCGCCGCCTGCTCGCCCTATCGGAGCCGTTTGCTGACGTACGGCCCGTCCTGGCGGTAGCCGAGTTTCTCCTTGTAGTACTGCCGGGCGCCGATTCCCGAGATGACCGAGAGCTTCTCGAAGCCGGCGTCGGCGGCCATCTCCTCGGCGCGCTCCATCAAGCGGCGGCCGTAGCCCTGGTGCTGGTGCTGGCCGTCGGCGGTGTCGTCACCGACCCCCACCTCGCCGCCGTAGACGTGGAGTTCGCGAAGCAGTGCGGCGTTGTCCAGTTCCTGGCGCACCGGCTCGTTCGGGAAGCGGAGGCGCGCGAAGCCGACGAGCAGGTCGCGGTCGAAGTCCTCGAAGCTGAGGAAGTGTTCCGTGCCGCCCGCGGCGTCGTAGGTCAGCACGTCGAGTTCGACGTTCTGGGGGTCCTCGTCGTTCATCCCGGCCTCGCGGCAGCGGATGCACTCGCAGGTGTAGCCGTGTTCGTCCATCCGCTGACGGGCGAGCTGCCGGAGGTTCGACTTCCAGACGCCCGCGTCGATGTGGTCGGCGGGAATGTCCCGCTGGACGCGCTGGAGGCGCGTGTACCGGGGGATCATATCCTTGATCTCCGCGACCAGGTCGGCGGCCTCCTCGTTCCGCAGCGGCTGGAACTCCTCGTTGCGCCACATGTCGTACGTGACGGTATCGCGGACGACCAGCGTTGGGTAGATCTTGAGGTAGTCCGGCTTCCACTTCTCGTCCTCGAAGATCCGCCGGAAGTCCTCGAGGCACATCTCCTTCGTCATCCCGGGCTGACCGGGCATCATGTGGAACCCGACCTTGAACGCCGCGTCGCGGAGGCGCCGGTTGGCGTCAATCGAGGCCTGCACGCCGTGCCCGCGGTGCATCTCGCGGTTGATTCGCTCGTAGGTCGTCTGCACCCCAACCTCGACCTTCGTGCCGCCGAGGTCCAGCATCCGGTCGACCTGCTCGGGGTCACACCAATCGGGCTTCGTCTCGAACGTCGTGCCGATGTTCCGGATGTCGCCGTGTTCGTTCTCGGCGATGACGTCCTCGAGGTAGCTGAACTCGTACTTCTCGGGGTCCTGCGCGAACGACTCGCCCTCGGCTGGCTGCGGGTCGGCGTCGAGGTCGTAGTCGTTCATCGCCTCGAGCGCGCGCTTCACGAACCACTCCTGATAGTCGTGGCTCCGCGCGGTCATCGTCCCGCCCATCAAGATGAGTTCGACCTTGTCCACGGGGTGGCCGATTTCGCGGAGCTGGTGGAGCCGCAACGTCACTTGGCCATACGGGTCGTAGTCGTTCTGCACGCCGCGGGCGGCCGCCGGCTCGTGGCCCGTGTACGACTGGCTGGACGAGAACTCCGAAGCGGGCCCGCCCGGGCAGTAGAGGCACTTCCCGTGCGGGCACATGTGCGGACTCGTCATGATGGCGACGGGCGTTACGCCCGACGCCGTCCGGACGGGCTTGCGCTGGAGGACCTCCTCCAGTTCCTCGCGGCGGCCGTCGGGCGCGAAGTCCAGCAGCTCGGAGTGCTTGGGCACCTTCGCCGCGGAGTGCTCCGAGCAGGCCTCCAGTTTCGCGCTCTCGACGTCGTCTCTGCCCACGTCACCCTCGAGGATGCGCTCGACGAGCGCCTCGCAGGCCGCCGTGAACGCGCCGTCGGCGTCGCTACTCATTGCGCGAAGGAAGCAGTCGAGAGCGAAAAAGCGTGTCGTTGCCGTGCTGCCTACGCGAGCTGGTCGGCGATGGCGGAGACGACGCTGTCGACGACGGCGTCCTGCTCGCCGGAGAGGAACTCGATGCGGCCGTCGCGGGCGCCGCGGGTGAGGACGCCGGCCTCGGGGAGTTCGTCCGAGATTCGGTCGCCGACAGCACGCACGTCAACCGAGTCGTCGCTGCGGACGCGGAGTTCGTCGCCGCTGACGCCGACGAGCACGTCCGCGCGGTCGTTTCGACGGTGGAGGGCGTCGAGCAGCAGGTCGACCGGCGGGAAGTCGTACTGGTGGGTGTAGTCGTCGACGTCGAGCACCTCGAAGGTGACGCCGTTCTCGCCGCGCACCCGGAGGTGGGGTTCGGCGGTCGTGAGTTCCGTGTCGAGGCGCTCGCGGAACTGCGCGGAGACGTGCGTGATGAGCGAGTCGTCGGCCTCGCCCCACAGCAGGTCGCTGATGAGTTCGCGCTTGTCCTCGTAGGACTGGTAGAACGCCTCCAGTGCGATGGCGTCCCGGAGGTTCTCCAGGGTCTCGCGGCTGTACTCCGTCGAGTCCGCGAGGTCGGCGTACGCCGCCGGCGGCTCCTCCCAGTAGGCGACCGCGGGGAGATGGTAGAGGTCCTCGCGCACGTCGTCGTTGACGAACGCGGCGAGCTGCGCGCCCAGCGCCCCCGTGTTGACCGGTGCTTCGCCGGCGTCGGTCGGGCTGACGAGGACGTCCGCGCCCGCGGCGTCGTCGGTGTAGCCGCCGTCGACGGCGACGGTGTCGACGTCGTACATGTCGAGCAGGTCGATGGCGTCCGTGGACTCGCTGGTGGAGCCGGCGCCGACGAGCACGAACAGCGGGTGCTTCTCGTCGTGGCGCTCGGCGGCCTCGAGCAGGTCCGTCACGTCGCCCGTCGCGTCGTCGATGGTGTAGAACGCGTCGTCGAGCGGTCGGCGGTCGACGTAGTGGTACTCGGCGTCCGCCCGGGCGTGCTTCTCGCGGATGATCGGGAGGAGCGCGCGCTCGAGAGCGGTGCCGGCGACGTACCCCTCGACGGTGGTGGTGTGGCGCACGATGACCGGACGGGAGTCGACGACGGCGCGGCGGATGGCCGTCGCGGCGTCCACGAGGTCGTCGTGGATGGCCTCGACCGCGGGGTCGTCGGCGAGCAGTTCGGTGACTTCGGGGCTCGCCTCCTCGGTCAGCGCGTCCTCCATCCGGGTGGAGACGTCGTCGGCCGCCTGGCCGTCGAGGATGGTGAGTTCCTCGGTCTCGACCTGCAGTTCGCCGCGGCGTCGTTCGACGTCACCGACGATGCGGACGACGTCGCCCGCGTCGGCCTCGGGGTAGGCGCGCACGCCCGCTTCGACGAACGCGGCGCAGTCGACGCTGCCGGTCTCGTCGGCGAGTTCGAACACCGTCGGGCCGCTCGTCTGGCGCGCGCTCTCTATCTCGCCCTCGACGCTGACGCGCTCGTCGACGTGGTCGGCGAGGGCCGCGATGGAGACGCGGTCGGGGGTGTCATCGGCAGTAGGTTCGTCGGCACTCTCCGCTGCGTCCGGCGTCGGCGCGTCCTCCGCGGGTTCGCTCTCGGTGGCGTCGTCGTCCTCCGCGAACTCGAACTCGTTGCCGTCGTCGGCGACCGGCGTCCCGCCGTCGGCCGTCTCGGTCTCGGAGTCGGCGTCCGTTCCGGTCGCGCTGGTCGACTCGTCGGTTTCCGCCGACTCGGTTGCGTCGGCGGTCTCTTCGTCGGTGTCGCCGTCGTCCTCGGGGAGTTCGGCGTTCGAGTCGGCGCTCGGGTCGTCGACGAGGTGGCCCCGGAAGTCCCGCTCGGTCTGCCGGATGGACCAGCCGAGGTCGACGTTGCCGTTGTCGTGGACGCCCGTCACCTGGACGTACACTTCGTCGCCGGCGTCCCAGCCGAGGGACTCGACGCGGCCGGGCACTTCGCTGCGGTGGAGCAGTCCGGTGACGCTGTCACCGATGTCGACGAAGACGCCGAACTCGGCGAAGCCGTCGACGCTACCGCGGTAGAAGCGGCCAGAACTCAACTGGTTGGGGGACCGTCCTCGGAACTCGAACGCGACGTCTTCTTCGTGCGTGTCACAGATGCGGCCGTCCGTGGAGGCGCCGCAGACAATACATGAACCCATTTGCATGGAGAAAGCGGTCGCTCCCGTAAACGATTATCGAAAGTCCGGCGCGCGTGTCACTCGAACACTGGGCTGTCGTCTTCCAGCGACTCGACGTCCGAGACGACCTCGCGGACGTCTTCCGGGAACAGCGCGACCTGCACCTCGTTGCCCGACTCGTCCTCGAAGACGAGTTTTACGCGCTTGTCGCCGAACTCGCGGGCCCGGGCGTCGTCGACGTCAAACAGTTTCACGTCCGCGCGTTTGTTCGACGGCCCGACGTTCTTGATGGCGCCGTCTTTCAGTTCGATCATGAACTCGGAGAGGTTGACGTTGAGCACGCCCGCCGGTTCGAGGCCCACCGACTAAAGTGCGAGTGCGGGAGCGGCGAGGCCCGCGAGTTCGGCGGCCGCGGCGAACCCGCCGAACCCGGAGCCGAACGCGAGCGCGCCGGGGAGGACGGCGGCGATGAACGCCCGCGGCAGCGAGAGGTCGTGGACGACGCTCGTCCCGAGGACGAGCAGGCCGAACGCCCAGAGCGCGCAAACGACAGTGACGGCCGGGACGGAGACGCCGACGAACGCGCAGGGGGCGGCGGCGTACGCCAGCACCTGGACCGTCTCGCTCACCCCGCCGCGGTCGGACGCGAGCACGACGAGCGCCAGCGTCTCGAGCGCGGAGAGCGCGTGGATGGCCGCCGGCGCAACCAGCAGCACCGCCAGCGCGACGGTGAGCGCCGCCGCGAGCCACCGCGCCGTCGGGAACTGGAGCGCCGCGCCGGGATTGACCGCCATCCGGGTCGCCTCCTCGACGAGCACGACGGCCATCCCGAAGACGAGCCCGGGGGCCTGGTCGCCCGGCGAAACGGCCTCCTCGAAGAACGTCCGCGGGTTCACGAGCACCTGCGTGAACGACTTGGCGAGCCCCACCAGCCCGCGCTCGCGGCCGCCCTCGGGTTCGACCCAGGTGGTCATCTCAGGCGCGTTCGACGACGTGACAGTTCCGGCAGCGCGCCTCGTAGGACTCCTCGGCGCCCACCATGATGGTCGGGTCGTCGTAGTGGGCGGGGTCGCCCTCGATGAGCCGCTGGTTCCTGGTCGCGGGCTCCCCGCACTGCGTGCAGATTGCCCGGAACTTCTCGACGTACTCCGCGACGGCCATCAGCTGCGGGATGGGGTCGAAGGGCTCCCCGCGGAACGTCTGGTCGGTGCCCGAGACGACGACGCGCCGGCCGTCCGCCGCGAGTTCCTGGCAGACCGCGACGAGGTCGCCGGGAAAGAAGTTCGCCTCGTCGATGGCGACGACCTGCTCGCCGTTCAGGTCGTCTGGAATCGCCTCGACGCCGTCGGCGGTCGTCTCCACGACCGTCGCCTCCCACGTCCGCCCGGCGTGGGAGCCGAGGGTGGCTTCGCCGTAGCGGTCGTCGATGGCGGGCGTGAACGCCGCGACCTCCTGGCCCGCGATCTCCGCGCGCCGCAACCGTCGCAGTAGCTCCTCCGTCTTCCCGGAGAACATCGACCCCGTGATGACCTCGACCCACCCGGAGTTCGTGATGGCGTGCATGCCCGAAGCCGGTGCGGGCCGACGGCAAAACGCTTGCTCTTCAGTCGCCGCCGACGTTCTGCTCGCTCTCGAAGGAGTGGGGTTCGGGCTCGATGTTGGCGTACTGCACGACCCGGTCGCCGAGCTGTGCCACGCGGTCTTCGAGTTTCTCGTCGGTGAACTCGCCGTCCGAGACGCGGGAGGAGGCGTTGGGCACCGCGGCCTGGTAGGGGAGCACCCAGGCGTCGAGCGCGCGCATCACCGAGCGCAGGTGGTCGAGCGCGGAGATGGGGAAACTCCCGCCGGCCACGCAGAGCAGGCCGACAGTCTTCCCCTCGAACTCGTCGAAGCCGCAGTAGTCGAGGGCGGTCTTCAGCGGCGAGGAGTAGCTGCCGTGGTACATCGGCGTGGCGAGCACGACGGCGTCGGCCTCCAGCACCCGCCGTTTGAGTTCGGGAGCGTCTCCCGCGTCCCGCTGGTCGGGGTCGAACAGTGGGAGGTCGAGTTCCCGGAGGTCGACCAGGTCCGTCTCGGCGCCGCGGTCGGCGGCGGCGTCGAGCGCCCGCTGGAGGGCGATCCTGGAGACGCTGGCGTCGCGGAGACTGCCACAGATGCCGACGACGGAGGTGTCTGCCATACTCGGGGAATCAGTTGCCGCCATCAAAAGGCTACCCGTATTTATTGCCCGGGCAGTCGAACTCCGGGGCGTGTACGACGCGATTCTACTCCCCACGGACGGCAGCGACGCGGCGACGGCGGCGGTGGCCAACGCCATCGACCTCGCAACGCAGTACGACGCTACGCTCCACGTCCTCTACGTGGCGGACACGACGGAGTACAGCACCGTGACCTTCGAGGACGACGTGGTCGACCCCCTCGAACAGGAGGGCAAGCGCATCGTCGACGACATCGTCGCGCAGGCGGAAGCCCGGGACGTCGAGGCACTCGGTGTCGTGATGCAGGGCGGCGTCTACGAGACGCTCCTGCAGTACGCCGACGAGCAGGCGATCGACGTCATCGTGATGGGGACCCACGGCCGCCGCGGCCTCGGACGGGCGCTCCTCGGCAGCGTCACCGAGCGCGTGGTCAGAACCGCCGACGTCCCGGTGATGACGGTGCGCGAACAGACCGACGAGGAGTGACTGCAGGATTCAGGTTATGCGCTCCCACCGTCCCGCCGGAACTTGTCGGCGTCGTCGGTCACGTACGCCTCGATTCCGCGGGGCGGCCGCCCGAGCAGGAGTTCGACGTCCCCGTGACGCGGTCGGCGAGGCCGAGGCGCGCCGTCGTGTAGATGCCGTTCATCAACAACACGTAGCCGAGCGGGTGGCCCCGGGAGCGCATCCAGTCGACCGTCCTGGAGTTGCTAGAGCGGGCGGCCTACGACGAGGTGCCGCCCCGCGTGGAGTACACGCTGACGCCGAAGGCCGAGTCGCTGTTCCCGGTGTTCGGCCACCTCCACCACTGGGCCATCGAGCACGAACTGTAGCGGCGGACGGTAGACGTCCCGTTCAGATGCCCTGGACGGTCTCGATGACCCCCACCGATTCGAGGGTCATCCAGAGGAGGAACAGCACGTAGACCCCGAGCAGCGCGTAGGCTTCCAGGTCGGTGAGTTCGAGGCGGGTGCGGGTGAACACGATGAACAGCAGCGTCGCCAGCGCGAGGAACCCGAACGTGGGGATGGCCGCGAGGAAGTTGATGGTCGCGGTCCCCGCGAGCAGGACGCCGAGGGGGATGGCGACCAGGAGGTTGAACGTGTTGCTCCCGAGGACGTTCGTGAGGCTGGTGACGCTGTCGCCCTCCCGGGCGGCGCGGACACTGACCAGCGCGTCGGGGAGACTCGTTGCGGCCGCGAGTACGGTCAGCCCCCAGAGAAAACTCGGCGTGTCGAAGATGCGGCCGAAGTCCAGCGCGGACCGCACGAGGCCCTCGACACCGACCGCGATGACCGCGAGTGCGACCGCCAGCACCGCCCACTCGCGGGCCGGGCGGACGTCGACGACCTCCGGGGCGTCGTACTCGCTGGCGTCCTGCTGGTGGAGGAAGACGTAGATGCCGTAGGTCGCCAGCGGGAGGACGACCAGCGTCGGCGTCAGGACGGCGGCCTCGTTCGTCCCCCCGGGAACGTACGTCGCGCCGAGCGCGAACACGATGAACAGCACGAGGATGCTGATGACGTAGAACTGGGCGTCCTTGTGGACGATGTCCCGGGTGGACTCGAGTTCCTCGCTGTAGAGCGCCGACAGCGCGGGGATGACGAGCAGGTTGAAGATGGCGCTCCCCACGATGGCGCCGACGCCGAGCGAGAACTCGCCGTGGACGACCGTGCTGATGACGACGGAACTGATCTCGGGGAAACTCGACCCGACCGCGACCACGATGGCGCCGTGGGCGGCGACCGGCAGCCCGTAGTGTCTGCTGAGGCGCTGGGCTGCCTGCTCGAAGTAGCCGCTCCCCACCCAGACCACGGCCGTCGCGACCACCGCGAGCGCGAGCGGAACGAGCAGCTCGCTCATGGAGTGGGGGTTCTCGGAGGACACTGATAGGCGTGGCTCATCGGCGGAGCCGCGCGACGGGTTCCCCGTCGCGCTCGTTCACCTCGACCAGTCCGTCCGCTTCGAGGTCCGCGAGCAGGTCCCGGAGCCACACCTGGCCGCCGTCGCCCTCTGGCGTGTAGTCGACGCGCACCCGGGGACCGAGTTCGTCGAGCACGAGGTCGCCGTGTTCGCGGAGCGCGCCGACGACGCGGCCCCGCTTCTGGCGCCGACTCCCCTCGAACGTGGACTGCTGGGGGACGTCGGGCGCGGAGAAGTCGCCCGAGGCGTACGCCCCGCACCACTCGCGCCACGGGCAGTCAGCCGCGTCGCACTTCGGCGTCTTCCCGCAGGCCACCCCACCCAGTTCCATGACGGCGTTGTTCCAGACGCGGGACTCCCCCTCGGGCATGAGTTCGTTCGCGGCTTCCTCGAACGCCGAGTCGTCGTCGGGCACGTCGAAGGCGCGGTAGAGCACGCGCTTGACGTTCGTGTCCACGACGGCGTCCCCGTTGTCGAACGCGAACGACGCGACGGCGTTGGCGGTGTAGGGCCCGACGCCCATGAGTTCCGAGAGTTCGCCGGGCGTCTCTGGGAACTCGCCGGCGTAGTCGGTCTCGACCTGCTGGGCTGCCTCGTGTAGGTACTTCGCGCGGTTGTTGTACCCGAGGCTGTTCGCGGACCAGAACCCCACGACGTCGGCGCGGTCGGCGGCCGCCAGGTCGGCGGTCGTCGGCCACCGCTCGAGGAACGCCGCCCACGCCTCCTCGACGCGGGAGAGCTGGGTCTGCTGGCTCATCACCTCGGAGACGAGGATCTCGTAGGGGTCGGTCGTCTCCCGCCACGGGAACGCGCGGTGGTCGGCCTCGTACCACGAGACGAGCGCGTCGCGCACGGCGTCGACGTCCCCCGGGAGCGCCCACGCTCCCTCGCCGTCAGTCATGCCCACGGCTTCGAGGCTGTGGCGCTTAGGGGTGGTGGTTCGGGCCGGCGTCGCGCGCCGATAGAACAGCCACGGTAGTTAAGCCTCAGCCGACAGAACGTCGACACGTATGCAGCGACGAACACTCGCCACACTGTGCGTCGCCGCCCTCCTCGTCACCGCCGGCTGCGCCGGACTCACGGGGAACGGCGGTGGCGCGAGTGACGCCGAACAGGTCAAAGACGACGCTGTGGCCGCGATGCAGGACGTCGACACCTACCGCATGGAGATGGAGATGAACATCACCGCGAACGACCGGACACTCTCGATGTCCCAGGACGGGGTGTTCGACCACGAAGCGAAGCAGGCACGCCTGAACATGACCGCCTACGGCACCGAGGCGGTGGTGTACATGGACGGCGACATGATGTACGTGAATGCGGGCAGCCGCTGGCAGACCCGGGACCTCTCCGGGCAGGACCCCTGGGAGTCCGGTAACGGCATCACCCAGCAGCAGAACGTCCTCGAGTCCGGCGACGTCTCGGTCGAGGGCACAGAGACCGTCGACGGCGTCGAGACGACCGTACTCGCCGTCGACCCCGACCTGAGCGAACTGAAGGCGCTGATCGCCCAGCAGCAAGCCCAGAGCCTCGAGGGCGTCACCATCGACGACGCCACCTACCGACTCTACGTCGCGACGGACAGCAACCTCCCGCGGAAGATGGAGATGGCGATGGAGATGTCCGTCGACGACCAGTCCACCGAAGTGGAGATGACCACGCGGTTCTCGGACTACGGTGAGCCCGTCAACGTCACTATCCCCGAAGAAGCGACCGCCGGCTCGGTGGACTTCGCGGCCGCGGGCGTCGCGGCGTGAGGACACGGGAAGGCCTATCCCCTCGCCGTGAGTCGCATCGAACATGAGCCTGGACGACCTCGAAACCGACGTCGAACTGTCCGTCGACGACCTCGACGACTACGAGTTCCTCGACCGCGAGAGCCGACAAGAGCTGGCGATGCTGACCGCCGCGCTGGATACGGACACGGACGAACTGCTCCGGCGCGCGGTCCACCAGCTGTTCCAGTCGACGGCCGAATCCGGCCGCCTCGACTTCCACCTGCGCTCGACGTACGACGTCACCTACGACGAGTACCTCTCCGGGATGACGTACGGCGAGATGACGGGTGCCGGCCAGTTCGCGGGCGGCGACGACGACCGACGCTACCAGTTCTGAGTGCACTGCGGGCGACGCCCGCACTCGTTGCGCCGAACGTCGGATTACGCTTCTTCGACGCCCGTGAACTCGAAGCGGGCGCCGCCAGACTCGCCGTTCGCCAGCGACACCGTCCACCCGTGAGCCTCCGCGACGTCCGTGACGATGCTCAATCCGAAGCCGGTGCCGCTGGCGGCCGTCGAGTACCCGGCGTCGAAGACGTCCTCGTGCTCCCCAGCGGGGATGCCCGGACCGTCGTCTTCGACGTAGAATCCGTCGTCGAGCGTTCCGACGGTCACAGTGACGTCAGGCCCGGCGTGTTCCACCGAATTCCGGAAGAGGTTCACGAGCAACTGCCGGAGCCGATCCGCGTCGGCCCGAATCGTCACGTCGGCGTCGACGACGAGCGATGCGTTCGCCGTCTCGACGGTCTCCCACGCGTTTCGAACGGCGTCGTCCAGACCTGTCGGCGCGACTTCCTCGACGCCCTCCCCGGCGCGCGCCATCGACAGGAGGTCGTCGACGAGCGCCTCCATCCTGTCGATGGTGTCGCGGCACTGCTGGAAGTGCTCCGCGTCGCCCGTCTCCTCGGCGAGTTCGAGGTAGCCGTCGAGC
Encoded proteins:
- a CDS encoding RecJ domain-containing protein, whose product is MGSCIVCGASTDGRICDTHEEDVAFEFRGRSPNQLSSGRFYRGSVDGFAEFGVFVDIGDSVTGLLHRSEVPGRVESLGWDAGDEVYVQVTGVHDNGNVDLGWSIRQTERDFRGHLVDDPSADSNAELPEDDGDTDEETADATESAETDESTSATGTDADSETETADGGTPVADDGNEFEFAEDDDATESEPAEDAPTPDAAESADEPTADDTPDRVSIAALADHVDERVSVEGEIESARQTSGPTVFELADETGSVDCAAFVEAGVRAYPEADAGDVVRIVGDVERRRGELQVETEELTILDGQAADDVSTRMEDALTEEASPEVTELLADDPAVEAIHDDLVDAATAIRRAVVDSRPVIVRHTTTVEGYVAGTALERALLPIIREKHARADAEYHYVDRRPLDDAFYTIDDATGDVTDLLEAAERHDEKHPLFVLVGAGSTSESTDAIDLLDMYDVDTVAVDGGYTDDAAGADVLVSPTDAGEAPVNTGALGAQLAAFVNDDVREDLYHLPAVAYWEEPPAAYADLADSTEYSRETLENLRDAIALEAFYQSYEDKRELISDLLWGEADDSLITHVSAQFRERLDTELTTAEPHLRVRGENGVTFEVLDVDDYTHQYDFPPVDLLLDALHRRNDRADVLVGVSGDELRVRSDDSVDVRAVGDRISDELPEAGVLTRGARDGRIEFLSGEQDAVVDSVVSAIADQLA
- a CDS encoding thymidine kinase yields the protein MHAITNSGWVEVITGSMFSGKTEELLRRLRRAEIAGQEVAAFTPAIDDRYGEATLGSHAGRTWEATVVETTADGVEAIPDDLNGEQVVAIDEANFFPGDLVAVCQELAADGRRVVVSGTDQTFRGEPFDPIPQLMAVAEYVEKFRAICTQCGEPATRNQRLIEGDPAHYDDPTIMVGAEESYEARCRNCHVVERA
- a CDS encoding FMN reductase — protein: MADTSVVGICGSLRDASVSRIALQRALDAAADRGAETDLVDLRELDLPLFDPDQRDAGDAPELKRRVLEADAVVLATPMYHGSYSSPLKTALDYCGFDEFEGKTVGLLCVAGGSFPISALDHLRSVMRALDAWVLPYQAAVPNASSRVSDGEFTDEKLEDRVAQLGDRVVQYANIEPEPHSFESEQNVGGD
- a CDS encoding universal stress protein UspA; amino-acid sequence: MYDAILLPTDGSDAATAAVANAIDLATQYDATLHVLYVADTTEYSTVTFEDDVVDPLEQEGKRIVDDIVAQAEARDVEALGVVMQGGVYETLLQYADEQAIDVIVMGTHGRRGLGRALLGSVTERVVRTADVPVMTVREQTDEE
- a CDS encoding sodium:calcium antiporter; the encoded protein is MSELLVPLALAVVATAVVWVGSGYFEQAAQRLSRHYGLPVAAHGAIVVAVGSSFPEISSVVISTVVHGEFSLGVGAIVGSAIFNLLVIPALSALYSEELESTRDIVHKDAQFYVISILVLFIVFALGATYVPGGTNEAAVLTPTLVVLPLATYGIYVFLHQQDASEYDAPEVVDVRPAREWAVLAVALAVIAVGVEGLVRSALDFGRIFDTPSFLWGLTVLAAATSLPDALVSVRAAREGDSVTSLTNVLGSNTFNLLVAIPLGVLLAGTATINFLAAIPTFGFLALATLLFIVFTRTRLELTDLEAYALLGVYVLFLLWMTLESVGVIETVQGI
- a CDS encoding adenine glycosylase; translated protein: MTDGEGAWALPGDVDAVRDALVSWYEADHRAFPWRETTDPYEILVSEVMSQQTQLSRVEEAWAAFLERWPTTADLAAADRADVVGFWSANSLGYNNRAKYLHEAAQQVETDYAGEFPETPGELSELMGVGPYTANAVASFAFDNGDAVVDTNVKRVLYRAFDVPDDDSAFEEAANELMPEGESRVWNNAVMELGGVACGKTPKCDAADCPWREWCGAYASGDFSAPDVPQQSTFEGSRRQKRGRVVGALREHGDLVLDELGPRVRVDYTPEGDGGQVWLRDLLADLEADGLVEVNERDGEPVARLRR